One genomic window of Punica granatum isolate Tunisia-2019 chromosome 1, ASM765513v2, whole genome shotgun sequence includes the following:
- the LOC116187738 gene encoding transmembrane protein 45B, which yields MGSFRGHALPGTLFLLVGVWHLWSCLVRYVSNPKSYRVRVWHPVPGFNGKLKHLELYVIAVGAFIDMCIELLYSPHLTIFVNGVLNPRHMNDFEHSGMLLMFFIFGAVTLLSVKTSFLPLPEGALCLIAAAAFSSEYLLFYFHSTSHKGLEGYYHLLLVLLVGVCIASILAGTILPDSFPADLCSGAAIALQGLWFYQTAFVLYGPMMPEGCRLKGNDIVCRSTESETRGELLANFQLFGQVLGVLSLAVAFYWFAARRFGHSELQSLLMSEEEGLD from the exons ATGGGCTCTTTCAGGGGTCATGCTTTACCGGGGACGCTGTTCCTTCTGGTGGGTGTGTGGCACTTATGGAGTTGTCTGGTGAGATACGTTTCGAACCCGAAGTCATACAGGGTTCGGGTTTGGCACCCTGTGCCAGGGTTCAATGGGAAGCTCAAGCACTTGGAGCTTTATGTTATAGCAGTCGGTGCTTTCATTGATATGTGTATCGAGCTCCTCTACTCGCCCCATCTAACGATATTCGTTAATGGGGTATTGAACCCCCGTCACATGAATGATTTTGAGCACTCGGGTATGCTCCTCATGTTCTTCATCTTTGGGGCCGTGACTCTGCTCTCGGTGAAGACCAG TTTTCTTCCATTGCCGGAAGGAGCCCTGTGCCTAATTGCTGCTGCCGCCTTCTCTTCGGAGTACCTTCTCTTCTACTTCCACTCAACGAGCCACAAGGGCCTTGAAGGCTATTACCAcctcctcctcgtcctccTTGTTGGCGTCTGCATTGCCTCTATCCTGGCCGGCACCATTCTCCCGGACAGCTTCCCTGCCGACCTGTGCAGTGGGGCAGCAATCGCCCTTCAGGGCTTATGGTTCTACCAGACTGCCTTCGTCCTCTACGGTCCCATGATGCCTGAGGGCTGCCGCCTCAAAGGGAATGACATTGTGTGCAGATCAACCGAGAGCGAGACCCGCGGAGAGCTCCTTGCTAACTTTCAGCTTTTCGGGCAAGTACTTGGTGTCCTCTCTCTGGCAGTGGCATTCTACTGGTTCGCAGCGAGGAGGTTCGGGCACTCCGAGCTACAGAGCTTGCTGATGTCGGAAGAGGAAGGGTTAGATTAA
- the LOC116210827 gene encoding MOB kinase activator-like 1A isoform X2, producing MSLFGLGRNQRTFRPKKSAPSGSKGAQLRKHIDATLGSGNLREAVRLPPGEDLNEWLAVNTVDFFNQVNLLYGTLTEFCTHENCPTMTAGPKYEYRWADGVQIKKPIEVSAPKYVEYLMDWIETQLDDESIFPQKLGAPFPPNFKEVVKTIFKRLFRVYAHIYHSHFQKIVSLKEEAHLNTCFKHFILFTCEFGLIDRKELAPLQELIDSIIVPY from the exons ATGAGCCTCTTCGGTCTCGGCAG AAACCAAAGGACATTTCGCCCCAAAAAGAGTGCACCATCAGGGAGTAAG GGGGCCCAGCTTAGAAAGCACATTGATGCAACTCTAGGGAGTGGAAACCTCCGGGAGGCTGTAAGACTTCCTCCTGGTGAAGATCTGAACGAGTGGCTTGCTGTCAACA CTGTGGATTTCTTCAACCAGGTTAATCTGCTCTATGGTACCCTTACTGAGTTCTGTACTCATGAGAACTGTCCTACCATGACTGCAGGCCCCAA GTATGAATATAGGTGGGCAGATGGTGTGCAAATTAAGAAACCTATTGAAGTTTCCGCTCCAAAATATGTTGAATATCTAATGGACTGGATTGAGACtcagcttgatgatgaatCCATATTTCCTCAGAAGCTTG GGGCCCCGTTCCCTCCTAACTTCAAGGAGGTTGTTAAGACAATATTCAAGCGGCTTTTCCGCGTATATGCGCACATCTATCATTCTCATTTTCAGAAGATCGTGAGCCTGAAAGAGGAGGCCCACCTGAACACCTGTTTCAAGCATTTTATCCTGTTCACCTGT GAATTTGGGCTCATAGACAGGAAGGAGCTTGCCCCTCTTCAGGAGCTGATAGATTCTATAATCGTCCCATACTGA
- the LOC116210827 gene encoding MOB kinase activator-like 1A isoform X1, protein MLSILVYNKNQRTFRPKKSAPSGSKGAQLRKHIDATLGSGNLREAVRLPPGEDLNEWLAVNTVDFFNQVNLLYGTLTEFCTHENCPTMTAGPKYEYRWADGVQIKKPIEVSAPKYVEYLMDWIETQLDDESIFPQKLGAPFPPNFKEVVKTIFKRLFRVYAHIYHSHFQKIVSLKEEAHLNTCFKHFILFTCEFGLIDRKELAPLQELIDSIIVPY, encoded by the exons ATGCTGAGCATACTGGTGTATAACAA AAACCAAAGGACATTTCGCCCCAAAAAGAGTGCACCATCAGGGAGTAAG GGGGCCCAGCTTAGAAAGCACATTGATGCAACTCTAGGGAGTGGAAACCTCCGGGAGGCTGTAAGACTTCCTCCTGGTGAAGATCTGAACGAGTGGCTTGCTGTCAACA CTGTGGATTTCTTCAACCAGGTTAATCTGCTCTATGGTACCCTTACTGAGTTCTGTACTCATGAGAACTGTCCTACCATGACTGCAGGCCCCAA GTATGAATATAGGTGGGCAGATGGTGTGCAAATTAAGAAACCTATTGAAGTTTCCGCTCCAAAATATGTTGAATATCTAATGGACTGGATTGAGACtcagcttgatgatgaatCCATATTTCCTCAGAAGCTTG GGGCCCCGTTCCCTCCTAACTTCAAGGAGGTTGTTAAGACAATATTCAAGCGGCTTTTCCGCGTATATGCGCACATCTATCATTCTCATTTTCAGAAGATCGTGAGCCTGAAAGAGGAGGCCCACCTGAACACCTGTTTCAAGCATTTTATCCTGTTCACCTGT GAATTTGGGCTCATAGACAGGAAGGAGCTTGCCCCTCTTCAGGAGCTGATAGATTCTATAATCGTCCCATACTGA
- the LOC116210827 gene encoding MOB kinase activator-like 1B isoform X3, which produces MTAGPKYEYRWADGVQIKKPIEVSAPKYVEYLMDWIETQLDDESIFPQKLGAPFPPNFKEVVKTIFKRLFRVYAHIYHSHFQKIVSLKEEAHLNTCFKHFILFTCEFGLIDRKELAPLQELIDSIIVPY; this is translated from the exons ATGACTGCAGGCCCCAA GTATGAATATAGGTGGGCAGATGGTGTGCAAATTAAGAAACCTATTGAAGTTTCCGCTCCAAAATATGTTGAATATCTAATGGACTGGATTGAGACtcagcttgatgatgaatCCATATTTCCTCAGAAGCTTG GGGCCCCGTTCCCTCCTAACTTCAAGGAGGTTGTTAAGACAATATTCAAGCGGCTTTTCCGCGTATATGCGCACATCTATCATTCTCATTTTCAGAAGATCGTGAGCCTGAAAGAGGAGGCCCACCTGAACACCTGTTTCAAGCATTTTATCCTGTTCACCTGT GAATTTGGGCTCATAGACAGGAAGGAGCTTGCCCCTCTTCAGGAGCTGATAGATTCTATAATCGTCCCATACTGA
- the LOC116192887 gene encoding growth-regulating factor 4-like has translation MSGGGGSSLGGGSGGGGGVCWPPFTAAQWQELEHQAMIFKYLKAGLQVPPDLLAPIHRSLESMSARFLQYPTLGYYSFYGKKIDPEPGRCRRTDGKKWRCSKDAHPDSKYCERHMNRGRYRSRKHVESSQTPASSQSLQTPALNVGIGSNSGGGRTYQNLPVHSTSSVTLSFGTQSHPSQLHMESTPYGSSNKYSELKTQVELHKSLAEASSGSSRGLEMKSMIDFQNPSSRAPMALLSESRSGLPLQGNYSSLQKQQQKQHYFFGTDFNSSGSGKHEEQQQQQLVQPFFDEWPETRESSRPFLDSQRTDMSLFSSTQLSMSIEKDPSRLLARDGQSPNDVEGGICNFQV, from the exons ATGagcggcggcggcggcagcTCATTGGGAGGAGGGTCTGGCGGAGGAGGTGGGGTGTGTTGGCCGCCGTTCACGGCGGCACAATGGCAGGAGCTGGAGCACCAAGCCATGATATTCAAGTACCTGAAGGCGGGGCTGCAAGTGCCTCCCGATCTCCTCGCTCCCATCCACCGGAGCTTGGAGTCCATGTCTGCTAGGTTTCTTCAGTACCCCACCT TGGGTTATTATTCCTTCTATGGAAAAAAGATTGACCCAGAGCCAGGTCGGTGTAGGAGGACTGATGGCAAGAAGTGGCGTTGCTCAAAGGATGCACATCCTGACTCCAAATACTGTGAGCGGCACATGAATCGTGGCCGCTACCGTTCAAGAAAGCATGTGGAATCTTCTCAAACTCCTGCCTCCTCTCAGTCTCTTCAAACCCCAGCCCTCAATGTTGGTATAGGGAGCAACAGTGGAGGAGGAAGGACCTACCAGAACCTGCCCGTGCACTCTACCAGTTCGGTGACCTTGAGCTTTGGGACCCAATCCCACCCTTCACAGTTGCACATGGAATCCACTCCATATGGGAGCTCTAACAAGTACAG TGAACTAAAGACTCAAGTAGAGCTGCACAAATCCCTAGCAGAAGCTTCATCTGGGAGTTCTCGAGGCCTTGAAATGAAATCTATGATAGACTTCCAGAACCCATCATCTCGAGCTCCAATGGCCCTCTTATCAGAATCCAGAAGTGGTCTGCCACTTCAGGGAAACTATTCCTCTCTTCAAAAGCAGCAACAGAAGCAGCACTACTTCTTTGGGACGGACTTTAACTCTTCCGGATCTGGGAAACATGAGgagcagcaacagcagcagctGGTTCAGCCCTTCTTTGATGAGTGGCCAGAGACTCGGGAGTCTTCAAGGCCCTTTCTCGACAGTCAGAGAACGGACATGAGCTTGTTCTCCTCTACACAGTTATCAATGTCTATCGAGAAGGATCCATCCCGGCTGCTGGCAAGGGATGGTCAGTCACCGAATG ATGTCGAGGGAGGCATATGCAACTTCCAAGTTTAA